A DNA window from Drosophila pseudoobscura strain MV-25-SWS-2005 chromosome 2, UCI_Dpse_MV25, whole genome shotgun sequence contains the following coding sequences:
- the Theg gene encoding uncharacterized protein Theg — protein sequence MIKRLKCDLSPELTTCLKLSDMDRSDCCRIKEPIPYDGECFLKDIGKELSKLYRRHDRMFDKRRRIMEMAMPRHRKCRYVPKCACQFSKTIDIVHADQPSYTRTEQLALPTVRRLLNRRQLALSTGDSIGESILNRLLRYSYLSLYSRLTNIQPLKKPVKKKKPTKKQKIRQNRFFAKLATPKVVPTPPKPERQFKEMSQGRLKRLSRPKRYVDEVKTPWELTETMRKYKPTKRIKTMAKPNERENVHINENPEKVSPNALTYKPSARIKEMSQPLTMHEANTVPADIKEDPFAIAPNALKYKASSRIKELAEPKEFENTHIRENPFAISPAALKAKATPRLIALAKPKGG from the exons ATGATCAAGAGATTGAAATGCGACCTCAGTCCGGAGCTGACAACCTGCCTGAAGTTGTCGGACATGGACCGATCCGACTGTTGCCGGATCAAAGAACCCATTCCCTATGATGGCGAGTGCTTCTTGAAGGACATTGGCAAGGAGCTGTCCAAGCTCTACCGTCGCCATGACCGCATGTTCGACAAGCGCCGGCGCATCATGGAGATGGCCATGCCCCGCCATCGGAAATGTCGTTACGTCCCGAAGTGCGCGTGTCAGTTCAGCAAAACGATCGATATTGTCCACGCCGATCAGCCGAGCTACACGCGCACGGAGCAGCTGGCCCTTCCCACGGTGCGGCGGCTGCTTAACCGCCGGCAGCTTGCCCTCAGCACGGGCGACTCGATCGGTGAATCGATTCTGAATCGGCTGCTCCGCTATAGCTACCTCTCGCTCTACAGTCGTCTGACGAACATACAGCCGTTGAAGAAACC agtgaagaagaagaagcctACGAAAAAGCAAAAGATTCGGCAGAACAGATTCTTCGCAAAATTGGCCACACCGAAGGTGGTGCCGACCCCCCCCAAGCCG GAACGACAATTCAAGGAGATGAGTCAGGGTCGCCTCAAGAGACTGTCGCGTCCCAAGCGCTACGTGGACGAGGTCAAAACGCCGTGGGAGCTGACGGAAACAATGCGCAAATACAAGCCGACCAAACGCATCAAGACAATGGCCAAGCCCAATGAGCGCGAGAATGTCCACATTAACGAGAACCCCGAAAAGGTGTCGCCCAATGCACTGACATACAAAC CGAGTGCCCGCATCAAGGAGATGTCCCAGCCGCTCACGATGCACGAAGCGAATACGGTGCCGGCGGACATCAAGGAGGATCCGTTTGCCATCGCCCCAAATGCCCTCAAGTACAAGGCCTCGTCCCGCATCAAGGAGCTGGCCGAGCCGAAGGAGTTCGAGAATACCCACATACGCGAGAATCCGTTCGCCATCTCGCCGGCAGCGCTCAAGGCCAAGGCCACGCCACGCCTCATCGCCCTGGCCAAGCCCAAGGGCGGCTAA
- the LOC6896985 gene encoding uncharacterized protein isoform X1 — MSCHREMFSQAPVLSSQKSKLLSLDEQLIRQLFYKYHTLELSNALDKQSDESKGLSVYGKRLEGGSKRRTSTTSINPKLSQKSFPKWRTSTTSINPKVSQKGSVASVRPNSSFSHHSTAPRRHFESSFRDSSRHNLSATSRLFNMSHCLRPNASATSHISNVSKRLQELAKAKQSPKVLNTRPPWHLTWSMRTFKASDRLTLLAKSRMPSIEKLYNPFSVAQRALTYKATERINLLAVPRKRTPAVVEYSDVQVRSTRKGFRPGHLTLRLYNLAAPKLREDTTIRRKPFTVRRSAMRATLTPRLEQLSQPRQQFIRNWE, encoded by the exons ATGTCGTGCCACCGGGAAATGTTTAGCCAAGCTCCTGTTCTTTCAAGCCAAAAGTCGAAGCTTTTGTCGTTGGACGAGCAGCTGATCCGCCAGCTGTTCTACAAGTATCACACCTTGGAGTTGTCCAACGCATTGGACAAGCAGTC CGATGAATCAAAGGGGCTTTCCGTTTACGGGAAGCGTTTGGAAGGCGGCTCCAAACGGAGGACCAGCACTACTAGCATTAACCCAAAACTTTCCCAGAAAAGTTTCCCCAAATGGAGGACCAGCACAACTAGCATTAACCCAAAAGTTTCCCAGAAGGGGTCCGTTGCTAGTGTCCGTCCCAATTCCTCCTTCTCCCACCATTCAACAGCACCACGCCGACATTTTGAGTCCTCATTCCGTGATAGTTCGCGTCATAATTTAAGTGCCACGTCACGCCTTTTTAATATGTCCCACTGTTTGCGTCCAAATGCGAGTGCTACATCCCATATTTCCAATGTCTCCAAGCGTCTCCAGGAGCTGGCCAAAGCCAAGCAGTCGCCCAAGGTTTTGAATACCAGGCCGCCATGGCATCTCACCTGGTCGATGCGAACCTTTAAGGCCAGCGATCGTCTGacgcttttggccaaaagcaggATGCCATCCATCGAAAAACTGTACAATCCCTTCAGCGTGGCTCAGCGGGCATTGACCTACAAAG CCACTGAGCGCATTAACCTACTGGCAGTGCCCAGAAAGAGGACACCCGCTGTTGTGGAATACTCGGATGTCCAGGTAAGATCGACACGCAAAGGATTCCGCCCCGGACATCTAACTCTGCGGCTGTACAACCTGGCCGCTCCAAAGCTGAGGGAGGACACCACTATCCGGCGGAAGCCGTTCACAGTGCGACGCAGCGCGATGCGGGCCACGTTGACGCCTCGTCTGGAGCAACTCTCCCAGCCGAGACAGCAGTTCATCCGCAACTGGGAATGA
- the LOC6896985 gene encoding uncharacterized protein isoform X2, whose protein sequence is MSCHREMFSQAPVLSSQKSKLLSLDEQLIRQLFYKYHTLELSNALDKQSDESKGLSVYGKRLEGGSKRRTSTTSINPKVSQKGSVASVRPNSSFSHHSTAPRRHFESSFRDSSRHNLSATSRLFNMSHCLRPNASATSHISNVSKRLQELAKAKQSPKVLNTRPPWHLTWSMRTFKASDRLTLLAKSRMPSIEKLYNPFSVAQRALTYKATERINLLAVPRKRTPAVVEYSDVQVRSTRKGFRPGHLTLRLYNLAAPKLREDTTIRRKPFTVRRSAMRATLTPRLEQLSQPRQQFIRNWE, encoded by the exons ATGTCGTGCCACCGGGAAATGTTTAGCCAAGCTCCTGTTCTTTCAAGCCAAAAGTCGAAGCTTTTGTCGTTGGACGAGCAGCTGATCCGCCAGCTGTTCTACAAGTATCACACCTTGGAGTTGTCCAACGCATTGGACAAGCAGTC CGATGAATCAAAGGGGCTTTCCGTTTACGGGAAGCGTTTGGAAGGCGGCTCCAAACGGAGGACCAGCACTACTAGCATTAAC CCAAAAGTTTCCCAGAAGGGGTCCGTTGCTAGTGTCCGTCCCAATTCCTCCTTCTCCCACCATTCAACAGCACCACGCCGACATTTTGAGTCCTCATTCCGTGATAGTTCGCGTCATAATTTAAGTGCCACGTCACGCCTTTTTAATATGTCCCACTGTTTGCGTCCAAATGCGAGTGCTACATCCCATATTTCCAATGTCTCCAAGCGTCTCCAGGAGCTGGCCAAAGCCAAGCAGTCGCCCAAGGTTTTGAATACCAGGCCGCCATGGCATCTCACCTGGTCGATGCGAACCTTTAAGGCCAGCGATCGTCTGacgcttttggccaaaagcaggATGCCATCCATCGAAAAACTGTACAATCCCTTCAGCGTGGCTCAGCGGGCATTGACCTACAAAG CCACTGAGCGCATTAACCTACTGGCAGTGCCCAGAAAGAGGACACCCGCTGTTGTGGAATACTCGGATGTCCAGGTAAGATCGACACGCAAAGGATTCCGCCCCGGACATCTAACTCTGCGGCTGTACAACCTGGCCGCTCCAAAGCTGAGGGAGGACACCACTATCCGGCGGAAGCCGTTCACAGTGCGACGCAGCGCGATGCGGGCCACGTTGACGCCTCGTCTGGAGCAACTCTCCCAGCCGAGACAGCAGTTCATCCGCAACTGGGAATGA
- the Idh3b gene encoding isocitrate dehydrogenase [NAD] subunit beta, mitochondrial: MSMLARTLGRTVLQAAAARSVHTSATLEKVRTGHKIQDATYGANRTTCTLIPGDGVGPEIVYALQEVFKAANVPVDFESYFLSEINPVLSAKLEDVVASIQKNKVCIKGILATPDYSNVGDLQTLNMKLRNDLDLYANVVHVRSLPGIKTRHTDIDVVIIREQTEGEYSALEHESVPGIVECLKIITAKKSMRIAKFAFDYATKNQRKKVTAVHKANIMKLGDGLFLRCCEDVAKLYPRIQFEKMIVDNTTMQMVSNPNQFDVMVTPNLYGAIVDNLASGLVGGAGVVAGASYSAETVVFEPGARHTFAGAVGKNVANPTAMMLCGVKLLRHINLPTYSEVIFNAINKVLNDGKVRTKDLGGQSTTMDFTRAVIANLH; this comes from the exons ATGTCAATGCTGGCCAGAACCCTAGGACGCACCGTTTTGCAG GCGGCGGCTGCACGTAGTGTACACACCTCAGCGACACTCGAAAAGGTTCGTACTGGACATAAAATACAGGATGCAACCTATGGAGCCAATAGAACCACCTGTACACTGATTCCCGGCGATGGTGTGGGTCCCGAGATCGTCTATGCCCTGCAGGAAGTCTTCAAG GCAGCCAATGTGCCCGTGGACTTCGAGTCCTACTTCCTGTCGGAGATCAACCCTGTGCTGAGTGCCAAGCTGGAGGATGTGGTGGCCTCCATCCAGAAGAACAAAGTCTGCATAAAG GGCATTCTGGCTACTCCCGACTACAGCAATGTGGGTGACTTGCAAACCCTGAACATGAAGCTGCGTAACGATCTGGACCTTTACGCCAATGTGGTGCATGTGCGCAGCTTGCCCGGCATTAAGACGCGCCACACCGACATCGACGTGGTCATCATCCGTGAGCAGACGGAGGGCGAGTACTCGGCGCTGGAGCACGAGTCGGTGCCCGGCATTGTGGAGTGCCTGAAGATCATCACTGCCAAGAAGTCGATGCGCATTGCCAAGTTCGCCTTCGACTATGCCACCAAGAATCAGCGCAAGAAGGTCACTGCCGTGCACAAGGCCAACATCATGAAGCTGGGCGACGGCCTTTTCCTGAGGTGTTGCGAAGACGTCGCCAAGCTGTATCCCCGCATCCAGTTCGAGAAGATGATTGTGGACAACACAACCATGCAGATGGTATCCAATCCGAATCAGTTCGATGTGATGGTAACCCCCAATCTGTATGGTGCCATTGTGGATAATCTGGCCTCTGGTTTGGTGGGCGGTGCTGGTGTGGTCGCTGGTGCCTCCTACTCAGCGGAGACGGTTGTGTTCGAGCCT GGTGCACGTCACACCTTCGCCGGTGCTGTGGGCAAGAATGTGGCCAATCCAACGGCCATGATGCTGTGCGGCGTGAAGCTGCTGCGCCACATCAACTTGCCCACCTACAGCGAGGTCATCTTCAATGCCATAAACAAGGTGCTCAACGACGGCAAGGTGCGCACCAAGGATCTGGGTGGACAGTCCACCACAATGGACTTCACCCGCGCCGTCATCGCCAATTTACACTAG
- the Mitofilin gene encoding MICOS complex subunit Mic60 isoform X2 → MYRLAVRDQCKCALQRSLQTTTNGRHYSSSRREEGSSRSGQGNGQGLPPPPHMREAGFGKYLVLIAPLAAVGGVITYAKYDDDFRKMVEKKVPGAEAVIKVALQEEPPFKGITQSVNDQFEKVKSGYDTVSSSVNSVTSKVTGLFGGGSNSDKPKSPEPKVQPLKSEAPEAKKPAAAPAAKIETKTAKPDAAPAPQPAAAPKPAPKVPLPLPKEVVELEKAIELSAKLAVKEYNAAITVLKGFNEDVRRVVDRAVETGENTLWTTLRNRASARDTAVSTAERAAREAQEKIVACEIALSEVATAENHKKVESVRNKIKKLVDHIANVKDELYRHKDTASVSDKYWRNVEQARNYFIDEIEAIFPGLKLSDKKLNLSKEDLDLFILHAYTHVLAYQKELQRLQTDGELRLKRAIDSVRGDNDSEALRAQLDYHLEAERRKLAVENQKKIFHINAESDKQLRMQLKKQAEAHADHIKDIVAQRESDLTRSFKRELDDKLAIEKANYKLQLATMLGKLRGMDAALADRADAERTANQSQALWAACQALWASVRNATPGVSYKDKLRPLQNEIKAIAKVSQGDDLVAAVLDSMPKEARERGVYPEDALRERFLSVERVARRLALVPEEGASLPIYVLSYVQSIFIMRADNPISTDELNDKPFDYSKLDTYDILNRARYYVDRSNFLLALKYLNLLQGAPRKVAGEWMKEVRLMLEMQQAANTLMSHAAASGVVYL, encoded by the exons atgtaTCGGCTAGCGGTTCGAGATCAGTGCAAGTGCGCCTTGCAG CGCTCCctgcaaacaacaacaaatggcaggcattacagcagcagcagaagggaagaaggcagcagcagaagtggaCAAGGCAATGGGCAGGGTCTACCACCGCCGCCACATATGCGAGAAGCTGGCTTCGGCAAGTATTTGGTCTTGATCGCTCCCCTGGCTGCTGTCGGCGGTGTAATCACCTACGCCAA GTATGACGATGACTTCCGAAAAATGGTGGAGAAGAAAGTGCCCGGGGCCGAGGCGGTGATCAAAGTGGCGCTTCAGGAGGAGCCACCATTCAAGGGAATCACGCAGAGTGTCAACGACCAATTCGAGAAGGTGAAGTCTGGCTACGACACGGTCAGTTCCTCGGTGAACTCTGTCACCTCCAAGGTGACGGGCCTGTTCGgtggtggcagcaacagcgacaagCCCAAGAGTCCGGAGCCCAAGGTGCAGCCTCTGAAGAGTGAAGCTCCCGAGGCCAAGAAACCCGCCGCTGCACCAGCAGCGAAAATTGAAACGAAAACTGCCAAGCCCGATGCTGCTCCTGCGCCCCAGCCAGCTGCCGCGCCCAAGCCCGCACCCAAGGtccccctgccgctgcccaaGGAGGTCGTCGAGCTGGAAAAGGCCATTGAGTTGTCGGCCAAGCTGGCTGTCAAGGAATACAATGCCGCCATTACCGTGCTAAAGGG CTTCAATGAGGACGTGCGTCGTGTGGTCGACAGGGCTGTGGAGACGGGCGAGAACACGCTGTGGACGACCCTGAGGAACCGTGCCAGTGCCCGGGATACAGCCGTATCCACAGCAGAGCGAGCAGCCCGCGAGGCTCAGGAAAAGATTG TGGCCTGTGAGATTGCCCTGAGCGAAGTGGCCACAGCAGAGAACCACAAGAAGGTGGAGTCTGTCCGCAACAAGATCAAGAAGCTGGTGGATCATATAGCCAACGTCAAGGATGAGCTGTACAGGCACAAGGATACGGCGAGTGTGTCGGACAAGTATTGGCGCAATGTGGAACAGGCTCGCAACTATTTCATCGATGAAATCGAAGCCATCTTCCCCGGCCTTAAGCTCTCCGATAAGAAGCTAAATCTGTCCAAGGAGGATCTCGATCTCTTCATTCTACACGCCTACACCCATGTCCTGGCCTACCAGAAGGAGCTGCAGCGCCTGCAAACCGACGGCGAGCTGCGTCTCAAGCGCGCCATCGACTCTGTGCGTGGCGACAACGATTCGGAGGCCCTGCGCGCCCAGCTGGACTACCACCTGGAGGCGGAGCGTCGCAAGCTGGCTGTGGAAAACCAGAAGAAGATCTTCCACATCAATGCCGAGTCCGACAAGCAGCTGCGTATGCAGCTCAAGAAGCAGGCTGAGGCCCATGCCGACCACATCAAGGACATTGTGGCCCAGCGCGAATCGGATCTGACGCGCAGCTTCAAGCGTGAGCTGGACGACAAGCTGGCTATCGAGAAGGCCAACTACAAGCTGCAGCTGGCCACTATGCTGGGCAAGCTTCGCGGCATGGATGCTGCCCTGGCGG ACCGCGCCGATGCCGAGCGTACGGCCAACCAGTCCCAGGCCTTGTGGGCTGCCTGCCAGGCCCTGTGGGCTTCTGTCCGCAATGCTACCCCAGGCGTCAGCTACAAAGACAAGCTGCGTCCACTTCAGAACGAGATCAAAGCCATTGCGAAGGTGTCAC AGGGCGACGATCTGGTGGCAGCCGTGTTGGACAGCATGCCGAAAGAGGCCCGAGAGCGCGGCGTCTATCCCGAGGATGCGCTGCGTGAGCGTTTCCTCAGCGTGGAGCGTGTGGCCCGGAGGCTAGCCTTGGTGCCAGAGGAGGGGGCCAGTCTGCCCATCTATGTGCTGTCTTATGTGCAATCGATATTTATCATGCGAGCCGATAATCCCATCTCCACGGACGAACTCAACGACAAACCCTTCGATTACAGCAAATTGGACACCTATGACATACTGAACAGGGCCAG GTACTACGTGGATCGCAGCAACTTCCTGCTGGCATTGAAGTATTTGAACCTGCTACAGGGTGCGCCACGCAAGGTCGCTGGCGAATGGATGAAGGAGGTCCGCCTCATGCTGGAGATGCAGCAGGCGGCCAACACACTAATGTCCCATGCCGCCGCCAGCGGTGTCGTGTATTTGTAG
- the Mitofilin gene encoding MICOS complex subunit Mic60 isoform X1 — MYRLAVRDQCKCALQRSLQTTTNGRHYSSSRREEGSSRSGQGNGQGLPPPPHMREAGFGKYLVLIAPLAAVGGVITYAKYDDDFRKMVEKKVPGAEAVIKVALQEEPPFKGITQSVNDQFEKVKSGYDTVSSSVNSVTSKVTGLFGGGSNSDKPKSPEPKVQPLKSEAPEAKKPAAAPAAKIETKTAKPDAAPAPQPAAAPKPAPKVPLPLPKEVVELEKAIELSAKLAVKEYNAAITVLKGFNEDVRRVVDRAVETGENTLWTTLRNRASARDTAVSTAERAAREAQEKIVACEIALSEVATAENHKKVESVRNKIKKLVDHIANVKDELYRHKDTASVSDKYWRNVEQARNYFIDEIEAIFPGLKLSDKKLNLSKEDLDLFILHAYTHVLAYQKELQRLQTDGELRLKRAIDSVRGDNDSEALRAQLDYHLEAERRKLAVENQKKIFHINAESDKQLRMQLKKQAEAHADHIKDIVAQRESDLTRSFKRELDDKLAIEKANYKLQLATMLGKLRGMDAALAEIEDEFQDRADAERTANQSQALWAACQALWASVRNATPGVSYKDKLRPLQNEIKAIAKVSQGDDLVAAVLDSMPKEARERGVYPEDALRERFLSVERVARRLALVPEEGASLPIYVLSYVQSIFIMRADNPISTDELNDKPFDYSKLDTYDILNRARYYVDRSNFLLALKYLNLLQGAPRKVAGEWMKEVRLMLEMQQAANTLMSHAAASGVVYL, encoded by the exons atgtaTCGGCTAGCGGTTCGAGATCAGTGCAAGTGCGCCTTGCAG CGCTCCctgcaaacaacaacaaatggcaggcattacagcagcagcagaagggaagaaggcagcagcagaagtggaCAAGGCAATGGGCAGGGTCTACCACCGCCGCCACATATGCGAGAAGCTGGCTTCGGCAAGTATTTGGTCTTGATCGCTCCCCTGGCTGCTGTCGGCGGTGTAATCACCTACGCCAA GTATGACGATGACTTCCGAAAAATGGTGGAGAAGAAAGTGCCCGGGGCCGAGGCGGTGATCAAAGTGGCGCTTCAGGAGGAGCCACCATTCAAGGGAATCACGCAGAGTGTCAACGACCAATTCGAGAAGGTGAAGTCTGGCTACGACACGGTCAGTTCCTCGGTGAACTCTGTCACCTCCAAGGTGACGGGCCTGTTCGgtggtggcagcaacagcgacaagCCCAAGAGTCCGGAGCCCAAGGTGCAGCCTCTGAAGAGTGAAGCTCCCGAGGCCAAGAAACCCGCCGCTGCACCAGCAGCGAAAATTGAAACGAAAACTGCCAAGCCCGATGCTGCTCCTGCGCCCCAGCCAGCTGCCGCGCCCAAGCCCGCACCCAAGGtccccctgccgctgcccaaGGAGGTCGTCGAGCTGGAAAAGGCCATTGAGTTGTCGGCCAAGCTGGCTGTCAAGGAATACAATGCCGCCATTACCGTGCTAAAGGG CTTCAATGAGGACGTGCGTCGTGTGGTCGACAGGGCTGTGGAGACGGGCGAGAACACGCTGTGGACGACCCTGAGGAACCGTGCCAGTGCCCGGGATACAGCCGTATCCACAGCAGAGCGAGCAGCCCGCGAGGCTCAGGAAAAGATTG TGGCCTGTGAGATTGCCCTGAGCGAAGTGGCCACAGCAGAGAACCACAAGAAGGTGGAGTCTGTCCGCAACAAGATCAAGAAGCTGGTGGATCATATAGCCAACGTCAAGGATGAGCTGTACAGGCACAAGGATACGGCGAGTGTGTCGGACAAGTATTGGCGCAATGTGGAACAGGCTCGCAACTATTTCATCGATGAAATCGAAGCCATCTTCCCCGGCCTTAAGCTCTCCGATAAGAAGCTAAATCTGTCCAAGGAGGATCTCGATCTCTTCATTCTACACGCCTACACCCATGTCCTGGCCTACCAGAAGGAGCTGCAGCGCCTGCAAACCGACGGCGAGCTGCGTCTCAAGCGCGCCATCGACTCTGTGCGTGGCGACAACGATTCGGAGGCCCTGCGCGCCCAGCTGGACTACCACCTGGAGGCGGAGCGTCGCAAGCTGGCTGTGGAAAACCAGAAGAAGATCTTCCACATCAATGCCGAGTCCGACAAGCAGCTGCGTATGCAGCTCAAGAAGCAGGCTGAGGCCCATGCCGACCACATCAAGGACATTGTGGCCCAGCGCGAATCGGATCTGACGCGCAGCTTCAAGCGTGAGCTGGACGACAAGCTGGCTATCGAGAAGGCCAACTACAAGCTGCAGCTGGCCACTATGCTGGGCAAGCTTCGCGGCATGGATGCTGCCCTGGCGG AGATAGAGGACGAGTTTCAAG ACCGCGCCGATGCCGAGCGTACGGCCAACCAGTCCCAGGCCTTGTGGGCTGCCTGCCAGGCCCTGTGGGCTTCTGTCCGCAATGCTACCCCAGGCGTCAGCTACAAAGACAAGCTGCGTCCACTTCAGAACGAGATCAAAGCCATTGCGAAGGTGTCAC AGGGCGACGATCTGGTGGCAGCCGTGTTGGACAGCATGCCGAAAGAGGCCCGAGAGCGCGGCGTCTATCCCGAGGATGCGCTGCGTGAGCGTTTCCTCAGCGTGGAGCGTGTGGCCCGGAGGCTAGCCTTGGTGCCAGAGGAGGGGGCCAGTCTGCCCATCTATGTGCTGTCTTATGTGCAATCGATATTTATCATGCGAGCCGATAATCCCATCTCCACGGACGAACTCAACGACAAACCCTTCGATTACAGCAAATTGGACACCTATGACATACTGAACAGGGCCAG GTACTACGTGGATCGCAGCAACTTCCTGCTGGCATTGAAGTATTTGAACCTGCTACAGGGTGCGCCACGCAAGGTCGCTGGCGAATGGATGAAGGAGGTCCGCCTCATGCTGGAGATGCAGCAGGCGGCCAACACACTAATGTCCCATGCCGCCGCCAGCGGTGTCGTGTATTTGTAG
- the mRpL35 gene encoding 39S ribosomal protein L35, mitochondrial, protein MLRTLLTSALRGVCRVPPVAPLVQQTQRACFGQLMTIQKQPSLLSAHTLAPASLQLLQCPALGTPGTPPVRSVTKFSLIKGKRKTVKAVLKRFKRLDWGAWIRTHSGRQKKLFKKSNALRRRLRQHVFTNASQSWLLDKMVTDYWRRPKHYIDDPYAPYHKRDEYFATKSKPFKV, encoded by the exons ATGCTGCGAACCCTACTCACAAGCG CCCTGCGCGGCGTGTGTCGCGTTCCGCCGGTGGCGCCGCTGGTGCAACAGACACAACGTGCCTGTTTTGGCCAGTTAATGACAATTCAGAAGCAGCCCAGTCTGCTGTCCGCCCATACACTAGCACCAGCCTCGTTGCAGCTCCTTCAGTGTCCCGCTCTGGGAACTCCAGGAACGCCACCCGTACGCAGCGTTACCAAATTCTCGCTCATCAAGGGCAAACGCAAGACGGTGAAGGCAGTGCTGAAGCGCTTCAAGCGTCTCGACTGGGGTGCCTGGATACGCACACACTCCGGCCGCCAGAAGAAGCTGTTCAAGAAGTCCAACGCCCTGCGGCGCCGACTACGCCAGCACGTCTTCACCAATGCCTCCCAGAGCTGGTTGCTGGACAAGATGGTCACAGACTACTGGCGCCGGCCCAAGCACTACATTGATGATCCGTACGCACCCTACCACAAACGTGACGAGTACTTTGCCACCAAATCGAAACCATTCAAAGTCTAA
- the LOC4800993 gene encoding fumarylacetoacetate hydrolase domain-containing protein 2 encodes MLAARMRFVQYLRKGDLAKRLGLLADDQKSLVELAGVEGVPSDLKALIAQNPNIEELAQKVQKQPKLELNDDVTLLPPLTDPGKIICIGLNYQDHCDEQNKPAPKEPMFFSKFNNTLVGPTDNVIAHKASDKIDWEVELVCVIGKVARHVPKDKAMDYVFGYTIAQDISARDWQKERNGGQFLIGKSMDTFLPLGPAVVHKSLVKNVYDLNLKTWINGVEKQNGNTCNLIFKLDDVINRLTQTITLLPGDIIVTGTPKGVGMHRSPPEFLKPGDVIKTEIVGLGTMTNKVVAS; translated from the exons ATGTTAGCTGCCAGAATGCGTTTCGTACAATATTTGCGCAAGGGTGACCTTGCTAAGCGCCTTGGCCTGCTTGCCGACGATCAGAAATCTCTGGTGGAGCTGGCAGGTGTGGAGGGCGTGCCCAGCGATCTGAAGGCGTTAATTGCCCAGAACCCGAACATCGAAGAGCTGGCCCAGAAGGTGCAAAAGCAGCCCAAGCTGGAGCTGAATGATGATGTCACTTTGCTGCCCCCCCTCACCGATCCCGGCAAGATCATTTGCATTG GATTGAACTACCAGGACCATTGCGATGAACAGAACAAACCTGCGCCCAAGGAGCCGATGTTCTTCAGCAAGTTCAACAACACCCTGGTGGGGCCCACAGATAATGTGATTGCCCACAAGGCGAGTGAC AAAATCGACTGGGAGGTGGAGCTGGTCTGTGTCATTGGCAAGGTCGCTCGCCATGTGCCCAAGGATAAGGCCATGGACTACGTCTTTGGTTATACCATCGCCCAGGATATCTCGGCGCGCGACTGGCAGAAGGAGCGCAATGGAGGCCAGTTCTTGATTGGCAAGTCGATGGACACATTCCTGCCACTGGGACCGGCTGTGGTGCACAAGAGTCTGGTCAAGAACGTGTACGATCTGAACCTCAAGACATGGATCAATGGCGTTGAGAAGCAGAACGGCAACACGTGCAACCTGATCTTCAAGCTCGACGATGTGATCAACAGATTGACTCAGACAATAACCTTGCTACCCGGCGATATTATCGTCACGGGCACCCCCAAGGGCGTGGGAATGCACCGCAGTCCACCAGAGTTCCTCAAGCCCGGCGATGTCATCAAAACAGAGATCGTTGGTCTGGGCACCATGACCAACAAGGTGGTTGCTTCCTGA